Proteins from one Cryptomeria japonica chromosome 4, Sugi_1.0, whole genome shotgun sequence genomic window:
- the LOC131065470 gene encoding indole-3-acetic acid-amido synthetase GH3.5, with translation MSEAMLCDSTAIPNDNDKKALDFIENVTIHTDEVQAQVLSEILTRNANTEYLKRYDLNGCTDRESFKNLLPVITYEDLQPDIVRIANGDKSPILSSHQVSEFLTSSGTSAGERKLMPTIEEELDRRTLLYSLLMPVMSQYIKGLDKGKGMYFLFIKSETKTPGGLVARPVLTSYYKSQHFREKPFDPYNVYTSPMEAILCPDSHQSMYAQLLCGLAQNKQVLRAGAVFASGLLRAIHFLEQHWRSLCEDIRMGSPSEEDVTNPSVRKAVMNIMSPNPELADLMERECSKESWEGIIKRLWPNTKYLEVIVTGAMAQYIPTLDFYSGGLPQLCTMYASSECYFGLNLYPLSKPWEVSYTIMPNMGYFEFLPIRRDNHNEHTDNQPQLVELADVKVGEEYELVVTTYAGLYRYRVGDVLRVTGFHNSAPQFHFVCRKNVMLSIDSDKTDEVELQNAMDKATKHLESYGARVIEYTSYADVSSIPGHYVLFWELNNATHVEVPAEVLQQCCLTVEESLNSVYRQGRSADKSIAPLEIKIVESGTFEELMDYTLSRGASINQYKVPRCVKFAPIVELLNSRVTASYFSPNCPKWTPVRTDWETCKSF, from the exons ATGTCCGAAGCCATGCTTTGTGACAGCACTGCAATTCCCAATGATAATGATAAGAAAGCTCTGGACTTCATTGAGAATGTAACCATACATACTGATGAAGTGCAGGCTCAAGTGCTTTCTGAGATTTTGACGAGGAACGCTAATACAGAATACCTAAAGCGTTATGACCTCAATGGTTGTACTGATAGGGAGTCTTTCAAAAACCTCTTGCCCGTTATTACGTATGAGGATCTGCAGCCTGATATTGTAAGAATCGCTAACGGGGATAAGTCTCCTATTCTTTCATCTCATCAAGTCTCCGAATTTCTCACCAG CTCTGGAACATCCGCTGGAGAACGCAAGCTGATGCCCACAATTGAAGAGGAGTTAGACCGGAGAACGCTTCTTTACAGCCTTCTCATGCCTGTCATGAGCCA GTACATAAAGGGGCTGGACAAGGGAAAAGGCATGTACTTCCTCTTCATCAAATCTGAAACAAAGACTCCTGGTGGATTAGTAGCTCGGCCAGTCCTAACGAGCTATTACAAGAGCCAGCACTTCAGAGAAAAGCCTTTTGATCCCTACAATGTCTACACCAGCCCCATGGAGGCCATTTTGTGCCCCGATTCCCACCAGAGCATGTATGCTCAACTCCTCTGTGGCCTTGCCCAAAACAAACAAGTTCTCAGGGCAGGAGCCGTCTTTGCCTCGGGCTTGCTCAGAGCAATTCATTTCCTGGAACAACACTGGCGGTCGCTTTGCGAGGACATTCGAATGGGAAGCCCGAGCGAGGAAGACGTGACCAATCCTTCAGTAAGAAAGGCCGTAATGAATATAATGAGCCCCAATCCTGAGCTGGCAGATCTCATGGAGCGTGAGTGCTCAAAGGAGTCATGGGAGGGAATAATTAAGAGACTCTGGCCTAATACAAAGTACCTTGAAGTGATCGTGACAGGCGCCATGGCCCAGTACATTCCCACCCTCGATTTCTACAGCGGTGGACTCCCTCAGCTGTGCACGATGTACGCTTCCTCCGAGTGCTACTTCGGCCTCAATCTCTACCCACTCAGCAAACCGTGGGAAGTGTCGTACACAATCATGCCCAATATGGGCTACTTCGAATTCCTTCCCATTCGCCGCGACAATCACAATGAACACACCGACAATCAGCCACAGCTCGTTGAACTCGCTGACGTCAAAGTAGGGGAAGAATACGAACTGGTGGTAACAACATACGCAG GGCTGTATCGTTACAGAGTGGGAGACGTGCTCAGGGTTACCGGCTTCCACAACTCGGCGCCACAATTTCACTTTGTGTGCCGAAAAAATGTAATGTTGAGCATTGACTCGGACAAAACTGATGAAGTGGAGCTGCAAAACGCGATGGACAAGGCAACGAAGCATCTGGAGAGCTATGGGGCTCGAGTGATTGAGTACACCAGCTACGCAGACGTATCTAGCATTCCGGGACATTACGTTCTCTTCTGGGAGCTCAACAATGCAACGCATGTGGAAGTACCTGCTGAGGTGTTGCAGCAGTGTTGTCTCACCGTGGAAGAGAGTTTAAATTCGGTGTACAGGCAGGGTAGATCCGCCGACAAATCCATCGCCCCCCTGGAGataaaaatagtagaaagtggGACATTTGAGGAATTGATGGATTATACCCTAAGCCGAGGGGCATCTATAAATCAATACAAGGTACCTCGCTGTGTCAAGTTTGCTCCAATCGTCGAGCTTCTTAATTCCAGAGTCACAGCTTCCTATTTTAGCCCTAATTGTCCCAAATGGACACCTGTACGCACCGACTGGGAAACTTGTAAATCTTTCTGA